TCACTTTTTCAGTGTTTTTAGGATTTTTATTAATTTTATCAGTAAGTAGTCTTGGCAATATAAAACTAGGGCAGGATGAAGAAGAACCTGAATTTAGTTTCTTATCTTGGCTTGCGATGTTATTTGCCGCTGGAATGGGGGTTGGGCTGATGTTTTTTGGCGTAGCAGAACCATTAACCCATTATCTTTCTGACATTACAACGGGTTCAGCCGAACATAAACAACAAGAAGCTTTACTTCACACCCTGTTCCACTGGGGCATTCACGCTTGGGCAGTTTATGGCACTATTGCTTTAGCATTAGCTTATTTTGGGTTTCGTTATAAATTACCTTTAGCATTGCGCTCTTGTTTTTATCCTTTATTAAAAGATCGTATTAATGGCAAAATCGGCGATGCGATTGATGTTATGGCGTTACTTGCCACATTGTTTGGGATTATTACCACATTAGGTTTCGGTTCATCACAGCTTGGTGCAGGGCTTGAACAAATAGGTTGGATAAGTCAGAACAGCTTTGCTTTACAAGTTAGCGTTATTGTTGTGGTAATGTGTTTAGCGGTGTTTTCTGCCATTTCTGGTGTTGGAAAAGGAGTGAAAATATTAAGTGAAATTAACTTAACTTTAGCATTTGGTTTACTTCTTTTTGTTTTAATTGCAGGGCCTACGTTATACCTTTTATCTGCCTTTAGCGACAACATTGGTAATTATTTCAGCAATTTAGTGCAACTCAGTTTTAAAACCTATGCTTATGAACAAGAACATACTAGCTGGTTTAGTGGATGGACTGTGCTTTATTGGGCTTGGTGGTGTTCTTGGGCTCCGTTTGTGGGTTTATTTATTGCCCGTATTTCTAAAGGACGAACTATACGTGAATTTATTTTTGGCGTATTAGTTATTCCAAGTTTATTTGGTATTTTATGGTTTACTGTTTTTGGTAATACAGCGGTATGGCTAAATGATGGCATTGCCGCGGGCGGGCTTGGCGAATTTATTTCTTCTCCAGAAATTTTATTATTTAAATTTTTAAATTATCTGCCTTTGCCAACAGTAACAGGCTTTGTGAGTTTATTAGTGATTTCATTGTTTTTTATCACTTCAGCGGATTCAGGCATTTATGTGTTAAATAACATTGCATCTCGTGATAAAAGTTTAGCTTCGCCTGCGTGGCAAGCCATAATGTGGGGAACGTTAATGTCAGTCGTTGCAATTGTGCTTATGCAGTCTGGTGGACTTGCTAATTTGCAAACAATGACATTAATTGTAGCCTTGCCTTTTGCTTTATTAATGTTGGTAATGTGTTTTAGTTTATGGAAAGGCTTAATTGCGGATAAAAAATATTTTTCTACTAAAGTCAATCCAACTAGCATTTTCTGGAGTGGCGATAAATGGAAATCACATTTAGAGCAAATGATGAACCAAACGCAAGAGAAAGATATTTTACGTTTTCTTAAAAATACGGCGTTACCCGCTATGCGAGAATTACGTCAAGAATTAACAGGAAAATATAATTTAAGTGTAGAAATCAACACATTATTTGAACAAGAAGAGCCAGCTTTGGAATTGGTAATTCATAAAGAATCAATGCGAGATTTTATGTATGGTATTAAATCTGTTGGGCGCGAAGTATCAGAGCAATTAATTAACGATGAAAATCTACCGCACATTCAACACAATGTTACTTATGAGCCTTACACTTATTTCTTTGATGGACGAGTCGGTTACGATGTTCAATATATGGATCAAGATGAATTGATCGCCGATATGTTGAAACAATATGAACGTTATTTAAGTTTGCTTGATGATGTGGGGCAGGAACTAATGGCACACGAGCAAACCGAACTAGCAGAGTAATCGATTTAAAGGTGCAACATGTGCCAGTTTTTTGGTTATTTAACTTGATTAATCAAAAATTGGGTTAATAGCGAAACAGGGCGACCTGTTGCACCTTTATTTGCGCCTTGTAACCAAGCTGTACCTGCAATGTCTAAATGTGCCCAGCGGTATTTTTTCGTGAAATTAGACAAAAATGCACCCGCTGTAATTGCGCCGCCCCAGCGACCGCCAATGTTGGCAAGATCGGCGAAAGGTGATTTCAGTTGCTCTTGATATTCTTCGCTTAATGGTAAACGCCACGCTTTGTCAGTGGTTTCTGTTGCCGCGTGAAGTAGTGCATTGGCAAGATCGTTATCTGTAGAAACTAAGCCACTGTTGTGTTGGCCAAGCGCAACCACACAAGCACCAGTCAAGGTTGCAACATCAATAACAAGCTCTGGTTCAAAACGCTCAATATAAGTGAGGGCATCACAAAGGACTAATCGACCTTCTGCATCGGTGTTGAGCACTTCTACGGTTAAACCGTTCATGGTGGTGAGAATATCGCCAGGGCGATAAGCATTACCATCTGGCAGATTTTCACAACCAGCTAAAACACCAATAACGTTTAATGGCAAGTTCAACTCTTCAATGGCTTTCATTGTGCCGAAGACAGAAGCTGCACCACACATGTCATATTTCATTTCATCCATGTCAGCGGCAGGTTTAAGTGAAATACCGCCCGCATCAAAGGTTAATCCTTTGCCGACAAGTACAATTGGTTTGGCGTTTTTATCTGGTGCATTATTGAATGTCAAAATAGACATATAAGCACGGTTTTCAGAACCTTTTGAGACGGCAAGATAAGCGTTCATTCCAAGTTTTGACATTTCTTCTTCATCCACAACTTTTAATGAAAGTGCGGTAGAATTTTCTGCTAAATTTTTTGCTTGTTCAGCAAGATAAGCGGGGTTGCAGATATTTGGTGGCATATTTGCGATGTCGCGTGCTGCTTTTATACCTGAGCTAATCGCATTGGCGTGAGAAATAGCTTGTTGTGCTTGATCACAATCTGTATTGAAGATGAAGGATTCTAAAACAGAGGCTTCTAGTTTTTGAGATTTGAAATGATCAAATTGATAATTGGTGTATTCAATCGTTTCAATGGCAAAGCGGATATTCCAATAAAGATCGCGATCTTTTAATTCAATTTCAGTTAAATAAGAAATGACTTCACGCGTGTTGGTTTCTTTTAGTGTTTTTAATACAGCTTGGATGATTTGTTTATATTGACGCTCCGTGAGTTCTCCTTTTTTGCCACAGCCAACGATTAACACGCGTTTGGCAGCCAGACCTTGAAGATCTCGAAGTAAAATAGTTTGGGCTAATTTGCCAGTTAGCTCACCCGATTTCACTAAGTCGTTTAAATAGCCTTGGGTTAATTGATCGATTTCATGGAAACTTTTTGAAAATACATTGTTCTCATGTACGCCTAAAACAATGCAATCACTGGCTTGAGAAAGTGCGGTATTTTTTGCTTGATATTTCATTTGATGTCCTTAAATTTCTGTTTAATTCAGCGAAAATAAGGTATCATACGCGACCGATTTTATCCAGTTTTCCCCCGTTTTAGATTTAGAAAAACAAACGAAATAAGATGATTTTAATTCGATATTTAACGAAAGAAGTATTTAAGAGCCAAGTCGCCATTTTGTTCATTTTATTGCTGATATTTTTCTCTCAGCAGTTAGTGCGCGTACTAGGATCTGCGGCTAATGGTAAAGTGCCAGCTGATTTAGTATTTTCCTTGCTTGGGCTAGGCATGCCTGCTATGGCGCAATTAATGTTGCCATTATGTTTGTTTATTGCGATTTTACTCACTTTTGGTCGTCTTTACGCTGAAAGTGAAATAACGGTGATGCATGCTTGTGGTGTCGGGCAACGTGTTTTAGTGCGTGTGGCGTTAATGCTTTCATTGATTACTGCGGGACTTGCTGCTTATAACGTCTTGTGGCTTTCGCCTTGGTCAATTCAAAAACAAGCGGCAATTGTGGAAGATGCCAAAGCGAATCCAACAATGGGGGCGCTTGCTTCTGGTCAGTTTATAGCAACGAATAACAACAATTTTGTTTTATTTATTGATAGTATCAAGGGAAATCAAATCAATGACGTGTATTTGTTCCAAACTGCACCAAAAGGACAAACGAAACCATCCGTTGTGACTGCTGAAAAAGGCGAATTAAAAGCGCTGCCAAATGGCGATCAAATTCTGAATTTACAAAATACGCAACGAGTTGAAGGCACTTCTGTTTTGCCTGATTTCCGCATTACGCATTTTGATGAATATCAAGCCTATTTGGGTCATCAGGAAACAGAAAATACGAATGATGAAGTCGCAGAATTAACATTGTCTCAACTTATCGGTTTAGATTCATCTTCTGCGAAGTCTGAATTGCATTGGCGTATTACATTAATTCTAGCGGTTCCACTCATGGCGTTAATTGCTGTGCCATTAAGCCGTGTAAATCCTCGACAAGGTAGATTTGCCAAAATTTTACCCGCACTTTTATTCTATTTAATTTATTTTTTATTACAAAGCTCCTTTAAATCTGCGGGGGCAGCAGGAAAATTAGATGCTGCTATTTTTATGCCTCTTGTTAATATTGGCTTTTTATTGCTTGGTATCGTATTAAATGGTTGGGATAGCGCTTCGATGTATAAATTCCGCCATTTATTCAGTAGAAAAGGATAAGCAAAATGATGAATACCCTCGATCGTTATATTGGAAAAAGTATTCTTGGCTCAATTTTTGCCACTTTGCTTACATTGGTTGGGCTTTCTGCCATTATTAAATTTGTGGAACAATTTCGTAGCGTAGGTAAAGGCACTTATGATATTTGGCAAGCGGTGGCTTTTACTGGCTTAACCATTCCAAAAGATATTGAAACTTTCTTTCCTATGGCAGCATTGCTTGGTGCGCTAATGGCTTTGGGCAACCTTGCGAGTCGAAGCGAACTCGTTGTTATGCAAGCTGCTGGCTTTTCTCGTTTTAAAATCGGAATGGCCGTGATGAAAACCGCATTACCATTAGTGTTGTTAACCATGGTGATTGGTGAGTGGGGGATTCCGCAAACTGAGCAGTTCGCACGTGATATGCGTGCTCGAGCGCTTTCTGGTGGTTCAATGCTTTCCATGAAAAATGGCGTTTGGGCAAAAGATGGTAATAATTTTGTGTTTGTTCGACGTGTGATGGATGACGCAAAATTAAACGATATTTATATTTATACTTTTGATCGACATCGTAATTTGACGGAATTGAAACATGCTAACCAAGCAAGTTATTCGGAAAATGAAAGTAAATGGACTTTACGTCAAGTGAACCATTCTATGATTAGCAAGGATGAAATCACGACAAGTAATCGCTTATCGGAAAAATGGGAAACAAATTTAACGCCAGATAAATTAGGCGCTGTTTCTTTACGTCCTACATCACTGTCTATTTCAGGTTTGTATAATTACATTTCATTTTTACGTGAAACAGGTCAGGATGTGAGTCGCTTTGAACTCACATTCTGGCGGAAAATTTTCCAACCTGTATCTGTTGGCGTAATGATGTTATTGGCATTATCGTTTATTTTTGGATCGCTACGCAGTGTGACAGCGGGAGCTAGAATTGTAACGGGCATCTGTTTTGGATTTTTGTTTTATGTAGTAAATGAAATTTTCGGGCAAATGAGCGTTGTTTATAACATGCCTGCTGTTTTCGGTGCGTTAATGCCAAGTTTGCTATTTATTGTGATGATTTGGTGGTTACTGAGTCGAAAACGGGATTAATTTAGATTATTCAAATAATTGCGTGTTCAGAAATGGCACGCAATATTTTTATGTGTTGTTTTCAAATGGAAGAAGTTAAAAAATCAATGAAAATTGGCTTAGTATTAGAAGGTGGGGCGATGCGAGGCATGTACACCGCGGGAGTACTAGATACCTTCTTAGATAAAGATTTTTGGGTGGATGGCATTATTTCCGTTTCAGCTGGTGCATTGTTTGGCGTTAATTATCCTTCTCGGCAAAAAGGGCGGGCAATTCGTTATAACAAGAAATTTATATCAGATAAACGTTATATCAGTTTTAAAAGTTTGGTGAGTACTGGAAATATCGTGAATAAAGATTTTGCTTTTTATGAAGTACCTTTCAAATATGATGTGTTTGATAATAAAACGTTTAAAGAATCAGATATCGATTTTTATGTGGCTGTGACTAATTTACAAACTGCACAAGCGGAATATGTCAAATTAACAGATCCTTTGGCGCAAATGGAGGTGTTGCGTGCCACTTCCGCTATGCCTTATGTTTCTCGGCCAGTTGAGATAGACGGTATTCCTTATTTGGATGGCGCTATTGTGGATTCTATTCCTGTCGAACAAATGCAGAAGTTAGGATACGATAAAATTATTGTTATTCTTACCCGCACTTTAGAGTATAGAAAATCTAAGCCGATGGCTTGGATTGCCAAATGGTTTTATCGACGTTATCCACATTTTGCAGATGCCGTAAATCAGCGTTATGCCATGTATAATCGACAAGTTGAAAATGTGATTAAGCTAGCAGAAAAAGGCGATATTTTTGTTATTCGACCTTCTGTTGATTTGAAGATTAAGCGCATTGAAAAAGATCCCAATAAATTGCAGGCAATGTATGAGCTGGGTATGAAAGATATGCAATTACAGTGGGAAAATTTATTGGACTATTTAAATCGATAATAAAAAATGGATTAAACCTTTTACCGTTTAATCCATTTTTTATTTATTGTGGTAAAGCGCCGCTTCCCCAAGTTTGCACTTCTTCAGGGCGCTTTATTTGAAGTAAGAAACGTTTGTTTGGCTGCGCCTGTGGTTGAATTTCTTTTTCTGCTGGTGTGGAGAAAGAAATACCACCTTTTAGCAACTGTTGAACACTTCCTGTATTAAATGCTGCACCTTTCCAGCCTAAGGTAAAGTCATAGCCTGATGCAATCCAAAACTCTGTATTTTGTCGAACAAGATGGCTATATTTCGGCATGATTGCAATATGCACTAAGACGCGATCACCAAGACTGTTAAGCTCAAATTTTTTCACGGTACCCACTTCTACGCCTCGATAAAGAATTGGTGAACCTTCACTTAAATTCATCGCATCACGTGTTTCTAAAATAAATGACGTACCATTACTAAATTTATTACGTTGTGGAGCTGTTTGAACTAAATTGAATTGTGTTTTTGGTTTACCATTCCCGATTTCAATATCGATATAAGGCTGTAATAAGCTATCAAGGTTATCTATTCCACCAGCTGAAATTTGTGGTGAGATAATCGTAAAGTTAGAACCTTCTTTCGCAATCATATTCATATAATTTGGGTTTATTAATGCTTTTGCAGTGATGCGTTTAGATTTTGCATCAAGCTGAATACTGTCAATCTGCCCCACATCTAACCCCAAATAGCGCAGACTCATCCCTTTGCTCAGATTGGTTGCATCATCTGCCGTTAAGGTGATTGCAAGTCCGATGGATTTGGCATAACTTTCATTTGCGTAAAGTGTTCGATTATTGCCCGAACCACTATTATCAAAGCTAATCGCACCTTTTAAGGAACGCGCAAGTGGCGTCGCTTGAATGCTAATTCCTTTAGGTGTGATATCAATTTTCGCCGCACTTTCTACCCAAAAACGGCTTTTATCTGTCAACAAATGTTGATAGGCAGGGTAAATATAAACTTCAACATCAAAGCTATTCGTTTGAGGTTTAA
This portion of the Haemophilus haemolyticus genome encodes:
- a CDS encoding patatin-like phospholipase family protein, whose protein sequence is MKIGLVLEGGAMRGMYTAGVLDTFLDKDFWVDGIISVSAGALFGVNYPSRQKGRAIRYNKKFISDKRYISFKSLVSTGNIVNKDFAFYEVPFKYDVFDNKTFKESDIDFYVAVTNLQTAQAEYVKLTDPLAQMEVLRATSAMPYVSRPVEIDGIPYLDGAIVDSIPVEQMQKLGYDKIIVILTRTLEYRKSKPMAWIAKWFYRRYPHFADAVNQRYAMYNRQVENVIKLAEKGDIFVIRPSVDLKIKRIEKDPNKLQAMYELGMKDMQLQWENLLDYLNR
- a CDS encoding leucyl aminopeptidase; protein product: MKYQAKNTALSQASDCIVLGVHENNVFSKSFHEIDQLTQGYLNDLVKSGELTGKLAQTILLRDLQGLAAKRVLIVGCGKKGELTERQYKQIIQAVLKTLKETNTREVISYLTEIELKDRDLYWNIRFAIETIEYTNYQFDHFKSQKLEASVLESFIFNTDCDQAQQAISHANAISSGIKAARDIANMPPNICNPAYLAEQAKNLAENSTALSLKVVDEEEMSKLGMNAYLAVSKGSENRAYMSILTFNNAPDKNAKPIVLVGKGLTFDAGGISLKPAADMDEMKYDMCGAASVFGTMKAIEELNLPLNVIGVLAGCENLPDGNAYRPGDILTTMNGLTVEVLNTDAEGRLVLCDALTYIERFEPELVIDVATLTGACVVALGQHNSGLVSTDNDLANALLHAATETTDKAWRLPLSEEYQEQLKSPFADLANIGGRWGGAITAGAFLSNFTKKYRWAHLDIAGTAWLQGANKGATGRPVSLLTQFLINQVK
- a CDS encoding BCCT family transporter; protein product: MSLFQFMTKRTSFNPLVIGVTLFFVLLLMAMILIVPAQTQALLNQAKTSIFANFSWFYVLTFSVFLGFLLILSVSSLGNIKLGQDEEEPEFSFLSWLAMLFAAGMGVGLMFFGVAEPLTHYLSDITTGSAEHKQQEALLHTLFHWGIHAWAVYGTIALALAYFGFRYKLPLALRSCFYPLLKDRINGKIGDAIDVMALLATLFGIITTLGFGSSQLGAGLEQIGWISQNSFALQVSVIVVVMCLAVFSAISGVGKGVKILSEINLTLAFGLLLFVLIAGPTLYLLSAFSDNIGNYFSNLVQLSFKTYAYEQEHTSWFSGWTVLYWAWWCSWAPFVGLFIARISKGRTIREFIFGVLVIPSLFGILWFTVFGNTAVWLNDGIAAGGLGEFISSPEILLFKFLNYLPLPTVTGFVSLLVISLFFITSADSGIYVLNNIASRDKSLASPAWQAIMWGTLMSVVAIVLMQSGGLANLQTMTLIVALPFALLMLVMCFSLWKGLIADKKYFSTKVNPTSIFWSGDKWKSHLEQMMNQTQEKDILRFLKNTALPAMRELRQELTGKYNLSVEINTLFEQEEPALELVIHKESMRDFMYGIKSVGREVSEQLINDENLPHIQHNVTYEPYTYFFDGRVGYDVQYMDQDELIADMLKQYERYLSLLDDVGQELMAHEQTELAE
- the lptG gene encoding LPS export ABC transporter permease LptG; translated protein: MMNTLDRYIGKSILGSIFATLLTLVGLSAIIKFVEQFRSVGKGTYDIWQAVAFTGLTIPKDIETFFPMAALLGALMALGNLASRSELVVMQAAGFSRFKIGMAVMKTALPLVLLTMVIGEWGIPQTEQFARDMRARALSGGSMLSMKNGVWAKDGNNFVFVRRVMDDAKLNDIYIYTFDRHRNLTELKHANQASYSENESKWTLRQVNHSMISKDEITTSNRLSEKWETNLTPDKLGAVSLRPTSLSISGLYNYISFLRETGQDVSRFELTFWRKIFQPVSVGVMMLLALSFIFGSLRSVTAGARIVTGICFGFLFYVVNEIFGQMSVVYNMPAVFGALMPSLLFIVMIWWLLSRKRD
- the lptF gene encoding LPS export ABC transporter permease LptF, which encodes MILIRYLTKEVFKSQVAILFILLLIFFSQQLVRVLGSAANGKVPADLVFSLLGLGMPAMAQLMLPLCLFIAILLTFGRLYAESEITVMHACGVGQRVLVRVALMLSLITAGLAAYNVLWLSPWSIQKQAAIVEDAKANPTMGALASGQFIATNNNNFVLFIDSIKGNQINDVYLFQTAPKGQTKPSVVTAEKGELKALPNGDQILNLQNTQRVEGTSVLPDFRITHFDEYQAYLGHQETENTNDEVAELTLSQLIGLDSSSAKSELHWRITLILAVPLMALIAVPLSRVNPRQGRFAKILPALLFYLIYFLLQSSFKSAGAAGKLDAAIFMPLVNIGFLLLGIVLNGWDSASMYKFRHLFSRKG